ACGGCGGAAATCCATGCCGCCCTGGCCCCGTACAAGCTCTCCGGCGCGCAGCACGGCACCTCGGGCAACAGCTCGGCCAAGCTGCGGGAAATCGCCGCCAAGACGGCCACCACCAAGGCCAACGTGGCCACGGCCCTGCAGATGCTCTCCTGGGGCGTGCAGGTGAATGAGTACGGCAACGCCGTGCTGGACGAAGCCAAGCGCCTGATCAAGGAACCCGGCAAGGGTGTGACCGAGGATCTGTGGACCGAACTGGTGGCCTACGCCGATGCCAAGGGTCTGAGCGCCGGGGACTACAAAAAGCTGAACCTGCCCTTCGAGTGCCGCATGCTGGGCCTGCCCAAGGACGTGCGCGACCGCATGGCCGAGGCCGTGGCCGGCTTTGTGGAAGAGCTCCTGGTGGACGTGTTCAACGCCAAGGACACCGCACCCCTGGCCATCGACGCCATTCTGGCTGCCAATTCCTACGATCTCGGCCCCAAGGTGGGCGTCATTGAGGATCCGGCAGAGTGGACCGAGGACAAGATCCGCGCCAGGGCCAAGACCATCGAGTCCGACAAGGGCCCTGAAGGCGACTTCGACGATTAGGGCAAGGTATCGTTGAAGGGACTTCTCGGGGGAAAACCTTTTGCAAAAAGGTTTTCTCGCTCGCAATGTGATCGGGGGAAGCCATCTGTTCTGGATGACTTCCCCCGAATGCATTGGCATGTGTGCCCTTGTGGGGGCTACTTCCGTCGCCGTCCCGGCATGGTTAGTTTTTCCAGCGTGTTGGCAAGCCAGGCTTCCAGCACGTGGTCCACGTTGCCGGCGATCCATGGCGAGAGCCGGATCCCGGCGCGCTGCAGGTGTTCGGCATAGCTTTCCGCCACCGCCCCGCAGACCAGGGACCGGATGCCCGCGGCGTGGAGGGTTTCCGCCAGGGCGCTGGGGCCTCCCCTGGGCATGGGAATGAACCCGCGGGAGTCCAGTTCCCCGGCGCGTGATTCATAGAACCGCAACTCCGAGGCGTTTTCCAGCAACGAGGCCATTCTGTCCCCATATGTCGCCAGGCATACGCGCATGCTCCCCTGCCTCACCCTTGCTCCGTGAGTCCGCCAGAACCACGTATTGTTGCGGACGGTTCTCCCCGAAACAGGATGATGGAAACATCACCCTGTTTCGGAGACATTGCACTAGCTGCCGATGGTGTTTTTGACGATTTCAAGCACCTGCTTGGGATCGAAGGGCTTGTTCACCGTGGCCACAGCCTTGCGGATGGCCAGGTGGATGCCGGAGAGCCCGCTGATGACGATGACCGGCAGTTCCTTGAACTCCGGCTTCTGGGAGAACTTGCGGTAGAACCGTGGCCCCCATTCCTCGGGCATTTCCAGATCCAGGGTGAGGAGATCCGGCTTTTCGCGCTCCAGCACCTCAAGGGCCAGGCTGCCGTCGGAGGCGGAGCAGGTTTCGTAGCCGTTGTCCTTGAACAGGGAGGTCAGGAACTCCACGATGGCCGGGTCGTCATCGACGACCATGATCTTCTTGGGCATGGCGTACTCCGTTACTCCTGGGCGGTTGGGGCGTGGCACTGGCCGCAGGCGAGGGGACCCTTGCCTGTTTTTTCATGGCAGCCCACGCACTGCAGGTGGTAGGCGCGGCGCAGGGGCGTTTTGTGCTGCAGCTTGGGGTCCGCGGCGGGGTTGGCGGCGTGGCAGTCGGCGCAGGGGGTGCCTTCGGAGGTGTTGGCAGGGTCCATCTTGCCGTCGGTCTCGCCGTGGTGGCAGGCGCCGCAGTCTTCGAGCTTGGCCTTTTCGTTGTGGGCGTCATGCTCGAACTTGGCCGCCGGCCGCTGGGCCTTGGGGAAGGGATCGCGGTTCACGACCACCATGTCGGACTGCGAAAACGCCGGCAACACCCAGACCAGCAGGCTCAGACCCAGCAGGAACAACAGCAACGGGGATGTGGTGCGACGCATGGCTATTCCCCTCCCCCGGCATCGGCCGGCCGTTCCATGTGCTTGTAGATGATGTCGCCCAGGAAGTAGATGTGCATGTCAAGCTCAAAGTGCTTGATGATGTCTTCCAGGCCGCCATGGCAGTTGTGACAGGGGGCAATGAGCGTGTGCACGCCCGTGGCCTTGAGCTGCTCGGCTTTGATCTTGTTGCCGATGACGCGGACCTTCTTGAATGGCGGGCCGCAGTTGATGACGCCGCCGCCGGCGCAGCAGCAGTAGTTGTGTTCGCGGTTGGGGGTCATTTCCACCACGTCTTCGCAAATGTGGTGGACCACATCGCGCAGCTTGTCCATGAGGCCACGGCCGCGGATGATGTTGCAGGGGTCGTGGATGGTCACGGTGCCGGGATGCTTGCTGGCCATGCGGATCTTGCCGCTTTCCAGCAGGTCCCAGAAGAATTCCACGGAGTGCACCACTGGCACGGGAGGCACTTTCCAGCCCAGCCAGCGGTTGGCCACGTCGCACACGGCGCGGAAGGCGTGTCCGCATTCACCCATGACAATGCGCTTGACCCGCAGGCGCTGCGCGGTTTCGTAATGGGCGCGTTCCACACGGGACATGACTTCGGCATCGCCGCTGAACATGGCCATGTTGGAGTTGTCCCAGCCTGGGGTGGCGGGCATGGTCCAGTCCAGACCGGCGGCATTGAAGATGGCCGCGGCCTGGTAGATGAGCTGGGTGCGGAACTTGGGCTCCGGCGCAATGACGGAGTACATGAAGTCCGCGCCTTCCTTTTCCAGGGGGATGCGCAGCGTGGGGAATTCTTCCCGGGCTTCGTCCTCCTGCCACATCAGGGAGTCGATCCACTCGTCATCCTTGACCCACATCTGGTTCAGGGTGGCGGCGTGGGAGTGGGCGGTATCCTGGATGTACTGCGGGGTTACGCCCAGCTTGTGACAGATGCGGCGCACCACGCTGATGATGTATGCCGTATCGATGCCCAAGGGGCAGTAATGCATGCAGCGGCGGCACAGGTTGCATTCCGTATAGGCGATCTGCGCGAACTGCTGCAGTTGCTGTTTGCTGACGTCGCCGTCGGCCTTGAGGATCTCCCACATGGTCTGACGGACCTTGCCCACGGGGGAGTAGCTGGGGTCGCCATCGTGCGACATATAGTAATGGCAGGCCTTGGCGCACAAGCCGCAGCGCATGCAGGTTTCGGCGTAGGTCTTCAGGCGCGCCCCGGTTTCGCTGGCCAGCACACCCTTGATGATGGAGCGGATGCGGGATTGCTCCAGGCGGTTGAGCCCGCGTTGGATCCCGGCGTCGTCTATGAGCCTGTCGGCAATGGTGCTCATTGTCTGAACTCCTTATATTACCAGTCGTTGGCGTGACGAACGCCGCCGAATTCGCTGCCCGTGTACGCCCGGCTGAAGAGCCCAAAGAGCATGTGCGAGAGCCTGGTGAACGGGATGGCGACGAGCATCAGCTCGCCGGACAGGATGTGCAGCGTGGTCATGACCAGATTCGGCCCCACGTGATGATACGCCAGCACGCCGGTGAGGAACGGCAGGCACGCGATGATGAGCACCAGCCAGTCCTGCCCGCTGGTGACAAACCGCACCTCCGGCTTCATGAGCCGGCGCAGGGCGAAAAACGCGCAGCACACCACCACCACCATGGCCACGATGTCCGTCACCATTTCTGGTGGCGACCACCACGAGAAGCCGTGGAACTGTTCCACCAGCACCACATGGCCCAGCACCACCAGCGGCAGCAGAATGAGCCCGATGTGGAAGACAAAGGTGGCGATGGTTTCCAACGGGTTTTCTTTCCACCCCAGCGAGCCGAAGGGCGTGAACCAGTGCGCCAGGGACCGCAGACCGAACTTCCAGCTCATGTACGCCAGGGCCTGCCCGTCTTTTTCCTTGGCCAGATTGTACATGCGGACAAGACGGTACAGGGAGCCGAATACAAAAATCGCCGCCGCCGCCCATGCCAGGGGGCCGACAGCCAATGCATACAACTGTTCCATGGAATCCTCCCTTGGACCGTGCCCTACGCTTTGAAGGACGAAATGTGATCCACGATGCGCAGGCATGCGCCGCCGGAAACCGCCCGGATGAGCACTTTTTCCCCGCTGGGGTCAAAGACCGGAGGCCAGACCTTGTCGAACCATTCCTTGTACACTTTGTCGTCCAGGACGATGGTCTGGCGGCCGTGCTTTTCCACCGCCGCGGCCACGCGCTTGCCATCCGGCGAAAACACCGGCGGCCAGGCCATGTCGTAGCGGCCAGTCCAGGCCGTGCCGTCCACCACCACGCGGAAGCGGGTGTTGCTCTCGTTGGCCAGACAGGCTGCCCGGCCAGTGGGGCTGAGCACCAGATCCGTCACCACGGGCCACGTCTGGTTCCAGGGCGTGCCGTTCACCGCCACGGTGAATTCGCCGAATTTCGGCGCCACAATGGCGGCCAGGGTGCGGCCGTCACGGGAATAGGCGGGCTGCCAGAGCTGATGGAAGGTGGGCTCCCAGCGGAAGCCGCCACGATGCGCCAGCCCCCACTTGCCGCCGGTGCGCACCGGGGCCAGCACTTCGCCGGTGTTGGGATCGAAGAACGGTTCCCACACACACTGATACGTGGTGGTCCAGGGGCGACCTTCTTCTATGATGCCATAGTCATACAGCGAGAACCGGGCCGCTGCGGCCACGCGCTCGCCGGCGGCGTCGAAGGCCGGGCCCCAGCAGTTGACGAAATTCGAGCCCCAGGGCTCGCCGTCCACCGCCACGGAGAAGACGCCTTTCTGGTAGCCTTCGATGTCCGCCTGCCCCAGGGAGATGGTCTGCACCACGGCAGCGCTGTGTGCGCCGTCGCGACTCAGAACAAACTGGTTGGCGTTTTCATACAGGGTTTCCCAGGGGGCGTCGTCCACGGCGATGCCGTATTCGCCGTCCTGCTGGATGCAGATGGCCAGACGGCTGCCGTCCTGGCTCCACATGGGATTCCACACAAAGGCGAAGGTGTTTTCCCAGGGGGCGTCGTCCACAGCCGCTGTCCATTCACCGTCAGTCTGGACAAAGGCCATGAGTCGGCCGTCGGGGAGGAACCTGGGCATCCAGAGTTTCTCGAACACGTTTTCCCAGGCTTGCCCGTTGACGCACGCCGTGGCGCCATCATCGGAGACGGCAGCCATGGCCACACGCTCCCCATCCGGGGAGAAGTACGGTTCCTCCAGCCAATTGTAATCACGGGCGCAGGCGTGCAAATCGCACAGACTGCGCGCGCCTGTTTCAAAATCCCAGGCATCGCTTTGGGGCATGATCTACTCCTTGAACGCTTGCTGTTCCCGCTGCGGCAGGTTGATGGCCTTGATTGCGGCAGAGCACACGGCGTACCAGCAGCCCGGCAAGCAAGGGAGAATGCGGAAGCCCGCAGAAAAAAGCGCCGTTCCAGGTGGAGACGGCGCACGAATTGGGCGCAAAACGCGCCATGTTGCAAAAGTAGTGGGCGAGTTATGCGTCAGCACCAGTGCGCAGGATGCGCCGCAGGGTGTCTTTTGAGATGCCAAGCTCCCGGCAGGTGGCCATTTTCTTGCCGCCGTTGCGTTGCAATGCTTCCATAGCTGCCTGATATTTAATGGATTTCAACTTTCCATCCGGCTTGAGGGAAAAGTGGTGCGAATCTGGCGGCAGCAGGTATTCCGGGAGGTGGTCCACCTGGATGTACCCTTTGCGGCACAGGATGAATGCATATTCGATGATGTTCTCCAGCTCACGCACGTTGCCTGGGAAGCGATGGCGCATCAACAGCTGATAGACATCTTCTGACACGCCATGGATGTCCATCCCCTTGATGCAATTGTTGCGGTTGACGAAGTGGGAGATCAGCAACGGGATGTCTTCAGGGCGCTCGGCCAGGGACGGCAGGCGTATCTGCACCACATTCAGGCGGTAGAACAGATCGTCACGAAAGCGTCCCGTGTCCACCATGCGTTGCAGTTCCTTGTTTGTGGCGGCGATAACGCGCGCTTCCGTGCGCAGGCTTTTGGTGGAGCCCAGGGGCTCGAAGCTGCGCTCCTGCAGCACCCGCAGGATCTTCACCTGCAGTTGCAGGGGCATATCCCCGATTTCATCCAGAAAGATGGTGCCTGTGCCAGCCAGCTGAAAGCGGCCGGGTTTGTCGGTCTTGGCGTCGGTGAA
This sequence is a window from Megalodesulfovibrio gigas DSM 1382 = ATCC 19364. Protein-coding genes within it:
- a CDS encoding NifB/NifX family molybdenum-iron cluster-binding protein gives rise to the protein MRVCLATYGDRMASLLENASELRFYESRAGELDSRGFIPMPRGGPSALAETLHAAGIRSLVCGAVAESYAEHLQRAGIRLSPWIAGNVDHVLEAWLANTLEKLTMPGRRRK
- the divK gene encoding DVU0259 family response regulator domain-containing protein, with protein sequence MPKKIMVVDDDPAIVEFLTSLFKDNGYETCSASDGSLALEVLEREKPDLLTLDLEMPEEWGPRFYRKFSQKPEFKELPVIVISGLSGIHLAIRKAVATVNKPFDPKQVLEIVKNTIGS
- the tmcA gene encoding acidic tetraheme cytochrome c3 TmcA, whose translation is MRRTTSPLLLFLLGLSLLVWVLPAFSQSDMVVVNRDPFPKAQRPAAKFEHDAHNEKAKLEDCGACHHGETDGKMDPANTSEGTPCADCHAANPAADPKLQHKTPLRRAYHLQCVGCHEKTGKGPLACGQCHAPTAQE
- the tmcB gene encoding electron transfer complex ferredoxin TmcB; protein product: MSTIADRLIDDAGIQRGLNRLEQSRIRSIIKGVLASETGARLKTYAETCMRCGLCAKACHYYMSHDGDPSYSPVGKVRQTMWEILKADGDVSKQQLQQFAQIAYTECNLCRRCMHYCPLGIDTAYIISVVRRICHKLGVTPQYIQDTAHSHAATLNQMWVKDDEWIDSLMWQEDEAREEFPTLRIPLEKEGADFMYSVIAPEPKFRTQLIYQAAAIFNAAGLDWTMPATPGWDNSNMAMFSGDAEVMSRVERAHYETAQRLRVKRIVMGECGHAFRAVCDVANRWLGWKVPPVPVVHSVEFFWDLLESGKIRMASKHPGTVTIHDPCNIIRGRGLMDKLRDVVHHICEDVVEMTPNREHNYCCCAGGGVINCGPPFKKVRVIGNKIKAEQLKATGVHTLIAPCHNCHGGLEDIIKHFELDMHIYFLGDIIYKHMERPADAGGGE
- the tmcC gene encoding TmcC family electron transfer complex membrane anchor subunit; this encodes MEQLYALAVGPLAWAAAAIFVFGSLYRLVRMYNLAKEKDGQALAYMSWKFGLRSLAHWFTPFGSLGWKENPLETIATFVFHIGLILLPLVVLGHVVLVEQFHGFSWWSPPEMVTDIVAMVVVVCCAFFALRRLMKPEVRFVTSGQDWLVLIIACLPFLTGVLAYHHVGPNLVMTTLHILSGELMLVAIPFTRLSHMLFGLFSRAYTGSEFGGVRHANDW
- the tmcD gene encoding electron transfer complex subunit TmcD, producing the protein MPQSDAWDFETGARSLCDLHACARDYNWLEEPYFSPDGERVAMAAVSDDGATACVNGQAWENVFEKLWMPRFLPDGRLMAFVQTDGEWTAAVDDAPWENTFAFVWNPMWSQDGSRLAICIQQDGEYGIAVDDAPWETLYENANQFVLSRDGAHSAAVVQTISLGQADIEGYQKGVFSVAVDGEPWGSNFVNCWGPAFDAAGERVAAAARFSLYDYGIIEEGRPWTTTYQCVWEPFFDPNTGEVLAPVRTGGKWGLAHRGGFRWEPTFHQLWQPAYSRDGRTLAAIVAPKFGEFTVAVNGTPWNQTWPVVTDLVLSPTGRAACLANESNTRFRVVVDGTAWTGRYDMAWPPVFSPDGKRVAAAVEKHGRQTIVLDDKVYKEWFDKVWPPVFDPSGEKVLIRAVSGGACLRIVDHISSFKA
- a CDS encoding sigma-54 interaction domain-containing protein produces the protein MTLPKHISCDAVMNSIADGVFTVDLDWNITFFNRAAERITGVSTLEAMGRKCWEVFHSSICDGACAIRECLETERSLCNKSIYIVKPDGSKLSVSISAAPLRDATGQVVGGVETFRDITAIQLMRQKLEGRYTLDDIVTKSQALIRILQILPQIAESEASVLLLGESGTGKELFARAIHNLSARKQGPFVAVNCGALPENLLESELFGYKAGAFTDAKTDKPGRFQLAGTGTIFLDEIGDMPLQLQVKILRVLQERSFEPLGSTKSLRTEARVIAATNKELQRMVDTGRFRDDLFYRLNVVQIRLPSLAERPEDIPLLISHFVNRNNCIKGMDIHGVSEDVYQLLMRHRFPGNVRELENIIEYAFILCRKGYIQVDHLPEYLLPPDSHHFSLKPDGKLKSIKYQAAMEALQRNGGKKMATCRELGISKDTLRRILRTGADA